One genomic region from Pseudomonadota bacterium encodes:
- a CDS encoding transposase, translated as RKVTKNRGSFPNDTAMLKLLYLALHNIAKKWTMPIRDWRAVLNQFSIIFEGRLPVY; from the coding sequence TGCGTAAAGTGACCAAAAACCGAGGCTCATTCCCTAATGACACCGCTATGCTGAAGCTGCTCTACTTGGCGTTGCATAATATTGCAAAAAAGTGGACGATGCCGATCAGGGACTGGAGGGCGGTCCTGAACCAATTCTCAATCATATTTGAAGGCCGGTTACCGGTTTACTGA